A single window of Chitinophaga sp. XS-30 DNA harbors:
- a CDS encoding PA0069 family radical SAM protein — MTIPFSDAPQENPYYKGRGAQVNPKNRYLAQEYAQEHIEGIDEWWQADTPTQIFEERAKTLVNKVDSPDVGMWYSMNPYQGCEHGCIYCYARNSHQYWGFSAGLDFERKIVAKQNAPDLLRKFLENKKWVPKPISLSGNTDCYQPLERKMWLTRQLLEVAWEYRQPVGIITKNALVLRDKYILQKMAEHNLVCVFVSITTLQEDLRQKMEPRTATAVQRLRVLKDLSELGIPVGVMTAPIIPGLNDHEIPRLLEAAAEHGAKQAGYTVVRLNDAVKIIFNDWLYKNFPDRADKVWHMIESLHGGQVNDSDFGRRMRGDGNFADLIRQQFRVQAKRLGLNQERFEFNTSLFQRPQSQLRLF, encoded by the coding sequence ATGACCATCCCATTTTCCGATGCACCGCAAGAGAACCCTTACTATAAAGGCAGAGGCGCCCAGGTTAACCCGAAGAACAGGTACCTGGCGCAGGAATATGCGCAGGAGCATATCGAGGGGATAGATGAATGGTGGCAGGCGGACACCCCAACACAGATCTTCGAAGAGCGCGCCAAAACGCTGGTCAACAAGGTAGATAGTCCCGATGTAGGCATGTGGTATTCCATGAACCCTTACCAGGGTTGTGAGCATGGCTGCATTTATTGTTATGCCCGGAACTCTCATCAATATTGGGGGTTCAGTGCGGGGCTTGATTTTGAGCGGAAGATCGTGGCGAAGCAGAATGCGCCGGATCTGCTGCGCAAGTTCCTGGAAAATAAAAAATGGGTGCCGAAGCCTATTTCCCTTTCGGGCAATACGGACTGTTACCAGCCTTTGGAGCGGAAGATGTGGCTGACACGTCAGTTGCTGGAAGTGGCCTGGGAGTACCGGCAGCCGGTGGGCATTATCACAAAGAATGCGCTGGTGCTGCGCGATAAATATATCCTGCAGAAGATGGCGGAGCATAACCTGGTCTGTGTATTTGTGTCCATCACCACGTTGCAGGAAGACCTGCGGCAGAAAATGGAGCCGCGTACTGCTACGGCGGTGCAGCGGTTGCGGGTGCTGAAGGACCTGAGCGAGCTGGGTATTCCCGTGGGGGTAATGACGGCGCCGATCATTCCGGGGCTGAACGATCACGAGATACCGCGGTTACTGGAGGCCGCGGCGGAGCATGGGGCGAAGCAGGCCGGGTACACGGTGGTACGGCTGAACGATGCCGTGAAGATCATTTTCAACGACTGGTTATACAAGAATTTTCCTGACCGGGCGGATAAGGTGTGGCATATGATCGAGAGCCTCCATGGCGGGCAGGTGAATGACAGCGATTTCGGGCGGCGTATGCGGGGCGATGGTAACTTTGCCGACCTGATCAGGCAGCAGTTCAGGGTGCAGGCGAAGCGGCTGGGGCTTAACCAGGAGCGGTTCGAGTTCAATACCAGCCTGTTCCAGCGGCCGCAGAGCCAGTTGAGATTGTTTTAG
- a CDS encoding methylmalonyl-CoA mutase family protein: MSYTPQHKVRIVTAAALFDGHDAAINIMRRIMQSTGAEVIHLGHNRSAAEIVDCAIQEDAQGIAVTSYQGGHIEFFKYMYDLLHEKGCGHIRIFGGGGGTILPSEIEELQAYGITRIYSPDDGRRFGLGGMIEDVIKQCDFATVQQGDWKLDSEALHTDASPEIAKAITYAENFALNGQLAGLKKAAKATPVLGITGTGGAGKSSVTDELVRRFLREYDNKTIAVISVDPSKKKTGGALLGDRIRMNSIHHPRAYMRSLATRESDKAISLHIQEAIDICKAAAFDFIILETSGIGQSDTAIVDYCDVSMYVMTPEYGAASQLEKINMLDYADLIAINKFDKAGALDALHDVRKQYKRNNNLWEAKEAELPVVGTIASQFNDPGVNQLFDRLMHRILEKTGIHFGEDHPDKPVSATSTKSMIIPPARVRYLAEIVTTIGEYGAWVTEQCTIATQWYQVEGALQIPGLRHPEDLQEISSHLQSQLHADCKALITNWPALQEKYRADHYAYKVRDKEIKLPLYTESLSHSRIPKISLPQYKDWGDILRWQLTENLPGEFPHAAGVFPLKREGEDPTRMFAGEGGPERTNKRFHYVSVDQPAKRLSTAFDSVTLYGEDPAYRPDIYGKIGNSGVSIATVDDAKKLYSGFDLCDPKTSVSMTINGPAPILLAFFMNAAIDQECEKYIAANGLTEKVEAIIRKKFKDHPLPQYNGALPKGNDGLGLRLLGVSGSDVLEPEVYEKIKAHALSTVRGTVQADILKEDQAQNTCIFSTEFALKLMGDVQEYFIQRKVRNFYSVSISGYHIAEAGANPITQLAFTLANGFTYVEYYLSRGMHIDDFAPNLSFFFSNGMDPEYAVIGRVARRIWAKAIKYKYKGNDRSQKLKYHIQTSGRSLHAQEIDFNDIRTTLQALYAIYDNCNSLHTNAYDEAITTPTEESVRRAMAIQLIINRELGTAKNENPNQGSFFTEELTDLVEEAVLAEFNRITERGGVLGAMERMYQRNKIQEESLYYESLKHTGEFPIIGVNTFLNKNGSPTVIPAEVIRSTKEEKEFQINTLQAFQERHAGQCAAKLQQLQDAAVRNGNLFDELMETVKYCSLGQITHALYEVGGQYRRNM, encoded by the coding sequence ATGTCTTATACACCACAACATAAGGTCCGCATAGTTACCGCGGCCGCTTTATTCGATGGTCACGATGCTGCCATCAACATTATGCGCCGCATTATGCAAAGCACCGGCGCGGAGGTGATCCACCTCGGGCATAACCGTTCGGCTGCCGAGATCGTGGACTGCGCCATCCAGGAGGATGCGCAGGGTATTGCGGTGACCTCTTACCAGGGGGGGCATATCGAGTTTTTCAAGTACATGTACGACCTGCTCCATGAAAAAGGCTGCGGGCATATCCGCATCTTCGGCGGCGGCGGCGGCACCATCCTGCCCTCCGAGATCGAAGAGCTGCAGGCCTATGGCATCACCCGTATCTATTCGCCGGACGATGGCCGCAGGTTCGGATTGGGCGGGATGATCGAAGACGTGATCAAACAATGCGATTTCGCCACCGTGCAGCAGGGCGACTGGAAGCTGGACAGCGAAGCGCTGCATACAGATGCATCGCCCGAGATCGCCAAAGCCATTACCTATGCGGAGAACTTTGCCCTCAATGGCCAGCTGGCGGGACTGAAAAAAGCAGCCAAAGCCACGCCCGTGTTGGGCATCACCGGCACCGGCGGCGCGGGAAAAAGCAGCGTGACAGATGAACTGGTACGCCGTTTCCTGCGGGAATATGATAACAAGACCATCGCGGTGATATCCGTGGACCCTTCCAAGAAAAAGACCGGCGGCGCCCTGCTGGGAGACCGCATCCGGATGAACAGCATCCACCACCCCCGCGCTTACATGCGCTCCCTCGCCACCCGGGAAAGCGATAAAGCCATCAGCCTCCACATCCAGGAAGCGATAGACATCTGCAAGGCCGCCGCTTTCGACTTCATCATCCTCGAAACCTCCGGCATCGGCCAGAGCGACACTGCCATTGTGGATTACTGCGATGTGTCCATGTACGTGATGACACCCGAATACGGTGCTGCCTCCCAGCTGGAAAAGATCAACATGCTGGACTATGCGGACCTCATCGCCATCAATAAATTCGATAAAGCCGGCGCGCTCGATGCCCTGCACGACGTGCGCAAACAATACAAACGCAACAATAATCTCTGGGAAGCCAAAGAGGCGGAACTGCCGGTAGTGGGCACCATCGCCTCCCAGTTCAACGATCCCGGTGTGAACCAGCTGTTCGACCGCCTGATGCACCGCATCCTGGAAAAGACGGGTATCCACTTCGGGGAAGACCATCCGGATAAACCGGTATCCGCCACCTCCACCAAATCCATGATCATTCCGCCCGCAAGGGTGCGCTATCTCGCGGAGATCGTGACCACCATCGGGGAATACGGCGCCTGGGTAACCGAGCAATGCACTATCGCCACGCAATGGTACCAGGTGGAAGGCGCGCTGCAAATACCCGGTCTCCGCCATCCGGAAGACCTGCAGGAGATCAGCAGCCACCTGCAAAGCCAGCTGCATGCGGACTGCAAAGCTCTCATCACAAACTGGCCCGCACTGCAGGAGAAATACCGCGCGGACCATTATGCCTATAAGGTGCGGGACAAAGAGATCAAGCTGCCGCTGTACACCGAAAGCCTGTCCCATTCCCGCATCCCGAAAATATCCCTGCCACAGTATAAGGACTGGGGCGATATCCTCCGCTGGCAGCTCACGGAAAACCTGCCCGGTGAGTTCCCTCACGCAGCCGGGGTGTTCCCGCTGAAACGGGAAGGCGAAGACCCCACCCGCATGTTTGCCGGGGAAGGCGGTCCCGAGCGTACCAACAAAAGGTTCCACTATGTATCGGTAGACCAGCCGGCAAAACGCCTGTCCACTGCATTTGACAGCGTGACCCTGTACGGCGAAGACCCCGCTTACCGGCCGGATATCTACGGCAAGATCGGTAACTCCGGGGTGAGCATTGCCACGGTAGACGATGCGAAGAAACTTTACAGCGGTTTCGACCTTTGCGATCCGAAAACCTCCGTATCCATGACCATCAACGGGCCCGCGCCCATTCTGCTGGCCTTTTTCATGAATGCGGCGATAGACCAGGAATGCGAAAAATATATCGCGGCGAACGGCCTTACGGAAAAAGTGGAAGCCATCATCCGTAAAAAATTCAAAGACCATCCCCTGCCGCAGTACAATGGAGCGCTGCCCAAAGGGAATGACGGCCTCGGTCTCCGCCTGCTCGGAGTTTCCGGCAGCGATGTGCTGGAGCCGGAAGTCTATGAAAAGATCAAGGCCCATGCCCTCAGCACCGTGCGCGGTACCGTACAGGCAGACATCCTGAAAGAAGACCAGGCGCAGAACACCTGCATCTTTTCCACCGAATTTGCGCTCAAGCTGATGGGCGATGTGCAGGAATATTTCATTCAGCGTAAAGTGCGGAACTTCTATTCCGTGAGCATCTCCGGCTACCACATCGCGGAAGCCGGCGCCAATCCCATTACCCAGCTGGCCTTTACGCTGGCCAACGGCTTCACTTACGTGGAGTATTACCTGAGCCGCGGCATGCATATCGATGACTTTGCGCCGAACTTGTCCTTTTTCTTCAGCAATGGTATGGACCCCGAATACGCGGTGATCGGTCGCGTTGCCCGCAGGATCTGGGCCAAGGCCATCAAATACAAGTACAAGGGGAACGACCGTTCGCAGAAGCTGAAATATCATATTCAGACCTCCGGTCGCAGCCTGCATGCGCAGGAGATCGACTTCAACGATATCCGCACTACCCTGCAGGCCCTCTACGCGATATACGACAACTGCAATTCCCTGCACACCAATGCGTATGACGAAGCCATTACCACGCCCACGGAAGAAAGCGTGCGTCGCGCGATGGCCATTCAGCTGATCATCAACCGGGAGCTTGGCACCGCGAAGAATGAAAACCCCAACCAGGGCAGCTTTTTCACGGAAGAGCTGACAGACCTGGTGGAAGAAGCCGTGCTGGCCGAGTTTAACCGCATCACCGAACGCGGCGGTGTACTGGGCGCGATGGAGCGCATGTACCAGCGCAACAAGATACAGGAGGAAAGCCTGTATTATGAATCGCTCAAGCACACCGGCGAGTTCCCCATCATCGGTGTGAACACCTTCCTGAACAAAAACGGCTCTCCTACGGTGATCCCCGCCGAAGTGATCCGTTCCACAAAAGAGGAGAAGGAGTTCCAGATCAATACCCTGCAGGCTTTCCAGGAAAGGCATGCCGGCCAGTGCGCTGCAAAGCTGCAGCAGTTGCAGGATGCAGCCGTGCGCAACGGGAACCTTTTTGACGAGTTGATGGAAACGGTGAAGTATTGTTCACTGGGGCAGATCACGCATGCATTGTACGAAGTGGGGGGGCAGTATAGGAGGAATATGTAG
- a CDS encoding NUDIX domain-containing protein — MNTKNINTHLTEIRDYFKAAISIDCVIFGFDEDVLKVLLIESDLNEFKGKWSLLGDIVRPDEDLEEAAYRVLRERTGLEDVYMEQVQAFGAIDRHPAGRVISIAFYSLVNIGHVELKTHNNDLHWHAVRDISHMAFDHREILATCYQRLQHKVIEQPIGFNLLPKKFSLRELQNLYEAILDVKLDRRNFRKKFFAMDYLVDLNEEEQAVKHRPARLYKFNQEKYSQRQKKSLGF; from the coding sequence ATGAATACCAAGAACATTAATACCCATCTCACGGAGATACGGGATTATTTCAAGGCAGCTATTTCTATTGATTGTGTCATTTTCGGTTTTGATGAAGATGTGCTGAAAGTGCTGCTCATCGAATCCGATCTCAATGAATTCAAAGGCAAATGGTCATTGCTCGGCGATATCGTGCGGCCTGATGAAGACCTCGAAGAAGCCGCTTACCGGGTGTTGCGGGAGCGTACCGGACTGGAGGATGTGTATATGGAACAGGTGCAGGCTTTCGGGGCAATAGACCGGCATCCCGCCGGCCGTGTGATCTCCATCGCCTTTTATTCCCTGGTGAACATCGGGCATGTGGAACTGAAGACCCACAATAACGACCTGCATTGGCATGCCGTCAGGGATATCAGCCACATGGCATTCGATCACCGCGAAATACTGGCCACCTGTTATCAGCGGCTGCAGCATAAGGTCATTGAGCAGCCCATCGGCTTCAACCTCCTCCCCAAAAAGTTCTCGCTCCGCGAACTGCAGAACCTCTACGAAGCCATACTGGATGTGAAGCTGGACCGCCGGAATTTCCGCAAGAAATTCTTTGCAATGGACTACCTGGTTGACCTCAACGAAGAAGAACAGGCGGTAAAGCACCGGCCCGCAAGGCTGTACAAGTTCAACCAGGAGAAGTACAGCCAGCGGCAGAAGAAAAGCCTCGGATTTTAG
- a CDS encoding amidohydrolase, with amino-acid sequence MKYLSLVFILLLFIGCARPEQADLIIHHARIYTVDSAFTVVEAMAVRDGIIIATGSNDLIQRKFSADSVIDAGGAAVYPGFNDAHAHFWGYATSFLQVDLTGTRSWDEVLQRTKAFAADHQSAWVLGRGWDQNDWPEQSFPDKARLDSLFPHTPVLLERIDGHASIANSAALAAAGIKAGQTLKGGTIEVRNGRLTGILIDNATGLVAAKVPDPAPVEMEAALLKAQANCIAAGLTSVTDCGLALPQVAFLDKLYAEGKLQLRLNIMLSDSREHIDHLVQHGPIVKERYQVRGIKFYGDGALGSRGACLLHDYHDKPGWKGFMLKDAAYFAEQAALLAGTDIQMCTHAIGDSANRTILRIYADVLKGKNDKRWRIEHAQVVDAADFGWFGDNNIVPSVQPTHATSDMYWAKDRLGDETVKHAYAFKELLEQNGWMPLGTDFPVERIDPLLTFYAAVVRKDAAGYPATGFQPENALSREETLRGMTIWPARASFEELVKGSLEPGKKADFIIVDQDLLSVPEAQLLQTKIQGTFISGVRL; translated from the coding sequence ATGAAATACCTCTCCCTAGTCTTCATACTGTTATTGTTTATTGGTTGTGCCCGCCCGGAGCAGGCGGACCTGATCATCCATCACGCCAGGATATACACGGTGGATTCCGCATTCACGGTAGTGGAAGCCATGGCGGTGCGGGACGGCATTATTATCGCCACCGGCAGCAACGATCTCATACAGCGGAAATTCTCTGCCGATTCCGTGATCGATGCCGGCGGAGCTGCGGTGTATCCGGGTTTCAACGATGCGCATGCGCATTTCTGGGGATATGCCACGTCTTTCCTGCAAGTGGACCTTACCGGCACCCGCAGCTGGGATGAGGTATTGCAGCGGACAAAAGCCTTTGCAGCGGATCATCAATCGGCCTGGGTACTGGGCCGCGGGTGGGACCAGAATGACTGGCCGGAGCAATCTTTTCCGGACAAAGCGCGGCTGGACAGCCTTTTCCCGCATACGCCGGTACTGCTGGAACGGATAGACGGGCATGCTTCCATCGCCAACAGCGCCGCACTGGCCGCAGCAGGCATCAAAGCCGGGCAAACACTCAAAGGCGGCACGATAGAAGTACGCAACGGCAGGCTTACCGGCATACTGATCGATAACGCAACGGGCCTGGTGGCGGCCAAAGTGCCCGATCCCGCACCCGTGGAAATGGAAGCCGCGCTGCTGAAGGCACAGGCCAATTGTATCGCTGCGGGGCTGACCAGTGTTACGGATTGCGGTCTTGCCCTGCCGCAGGTCGCCTTCCTGGATAAGCTCTATGCGGAAGGGAAGCTGCAGTTGCGCCTCAATATCATGCTGAGCGACAGCCGGGAGCATATCGACCATCTTGTGCAGCATGGCCCCATAGTGAAAGAGCGTTACCAGGTGCGGGGGATAAAATTTTATGGGGATGGGGCCCTCGGTTCGCGGGGGGCATGCCTGCTGCATGATTACCATGATAAACCGGGCTGGAAAGGGTTCATGCTGAAAGATGCGGCGTATTTTGCGGAGCAGGCCGCTTTGCTGGCGGGTACGGATATACAGATGTGTACCCATGCCATCGGGGATTCTGCGAACCGCACCATTCTTCGTATATACGCAGACGTGCTGAAAGGGAAAAACGACAAGCGCTGGCGAATAGAGCATGCACAGGTCGTAGACGCGGCGGACTTCGGGTGGTTTGGCGACAACAATATTGTGCCATCGGTGCAGCCCACCCATGCGACGTCAGACATGTACTGGGCGAAAGACCGCCTTGGCGATGAAACGGTAAAACACGCCTATGCCTTTAAGGAACTGCTGGAACAGAACGGCTGGATGCCTTTGGGGACCGATTTTCCCGTTGAGCGCATCGATCCGCTGCTGACCTTTTATGCCGCTGTGGTGCGGAAAGATGCCGCCGGCTATCCGGCCACGGGCTTTCAACCGGAGAATGCGCTGAGCCGCGAAGAAACCCTGCGCGGCATGACCATCTGGCCCGCCCGCGCATCGTTTGAAGAGCTTGTCAAAGGCAGCCTGGAGCCCGGCAAAAAAGCGGATTTCATTATTGTAGACCAGGACCTGCTGAGCGTTCCTGAAGCACAGCTGCTGCAAACGAAGATACAAGGCACATTTATTTCCGGCGTCCGGTTATGA
- the ligA gene encoding NAD-dependent DNA ligase LigA: MMYTKETEITLARLGQTLLSKPPQQSPSDMIDSLRQVLRHSDWRYYIQDDPILSDAEYDQLFAWLKQLEKEHPELVTPDSPTQRVAQGLTKVFPTVQHLVPMLSLENSYDADDLLDWDRKAREISGLDEIEYCIEPKFDGASISLIYEDDRLVRGATRGDGVQGDEITVNIRQIRSIPLTASFSAYGLQQIELRGEVLINKNTFKKLNEQRTGENLPPLANPRNAASGSLRIVDPNEVAKRGLEAFLYNMSYHTMIENKEEPPALLTHSGTLDMLAQLGFRSPAKEMKVVRGIQAVIDYCLEYESRRDDLPYEIDGMVIKVNSYELQDRMGMTTHHPRWAMAYKFKARQGTSKLRAVEFQVGRTGSVTPVAKIDPVPIGGVMVGSMSLFNEDVIREKDLKIGDTVLVERAGDVIPYIVKSMADLRDGSETDIVFPKNCPVCKDALFKPEGESVWRCVNINCEAQVVERMIHFVSKDAMDIRSLGESNVRKFYTLGLLKDVPGIYTLDFDAIGQLEGFGPKSVSNLQAAIEKSRAQPLHRLVFGLGIRYVGETTAKTLAHAVEHLLDMAGFTEEQLLALEDIGPKVAGSVRQFFSNEDNVQMLQKLEALGLNLHSTKGALSAEGTLSGQTFLFTGTLHKLKRSEAEELVEQHGGKIVSGVSSKLNYLVVGEDAGSKLEKAKKINTVKILSEDDFIKMIE, encoded by the coding sequence ATGATGTACACGAAGGAAACGGAAATTACGCTGGCCCGGCTGGGGCAGACATTACTGTCAAAGCCCCCGCAGCAGTCCCCCAGCGATATGATAGACTCGCTGCGGCAGGTGCTCCGGCATAGCGACTGGCGCTATTATATTCAGGACGATCCCATTCTCAGCGATGCGGAGTACGACCAGCTTTTTGCCTGGCTGAAGCAGCTGGAGAAAGAACATCCGGAACTGGTAACGCCGGATTCCCCCACGCAGCGCGTAGCGCAGGGGCTGACCAAAGTATTCCCCACCGTGCAGCACCTGGTGCCCATGCTCAGTCTCGAAAACTCCTATGATGCGGATGATCTGCTGGACTGGGACCGGAAAGCCCGCGAGATCAGCGGGCTGGATGAAATCGAGTATTGCATCGAACCGAAATTTGACGGCGCCAGCATATCACTGATCTATGAAGATGACCGGCTGGTGCGCGGCGCTACCCGTGGCGATGGCGTGCAAGGCGACGAGATCACCGTCAACATCCGGCAGATCCGCTCCATTCCCCTTACCGCCAGCTTCTCCGCTTACGGCCTGCAACAGATAGAGCTGCGCGGGGAAGTGCTGATCAATAAAAACACCTTTAAAAAACTGAATGAGCAAAGGACGGGCGAGAACCTGCCGCCGCTGGCCAATCCACGTAACGCAGCCTCCGGCTCGTTGCGCATCGTTGATCCCAACGAGGTAGCCAAACGGGGACTGGAAGCCTTTCTGTACAATATGAGCTATCATACGATGATAGAGAACAAGGAAGAGCCGCCTGCGCTGCTGACGCACAGCGGTACGCTGGATATGCTGGCACAGCTGGGTTTCCGCAGCCCCGCAAAAGAAATGAAGGTGGTGCGCGGCATACAGGCCGTGATCGATTATTGCCTGGAATACGAAAGCCGGCGGGATGACCTGCCTTACGAGATCGATGGCATGGTGATCAAAGTGAACAGTTATGAGCTGCAGGACCGGATGGGCATGACCACGCATCATCCCCGCTGGGCGATGGCGTACAAGTTCAAAGCGCGGCAGGGTACCAGCAAGCTGCGGGCCGTGGAATTCCAGGTGGGGCGCACCGGCTCCGTTACACCGGTAGCCAAGATAGACCCCGTGCCTATCGGCGGGGTGATGGTAGGTTCCATGAGCCTTTTTAATGAAGATGTGATCCGGGAAAAAGACCTGAAGATCGGGGATACCGTACTGGTGGAAAGAGCGGGCGATGTGATCCCCTATATCGTAAAATCGATGGCAGACCTGCGCGACGGCAGCGAAACGGATATCGTCTTCCCGAAAAACTGTCCCGTTTGCAAGGATGCGCTTTTCAAACCCGAAGGCGAGAGCGTGTGGCGCTGTGTGAACATCAACTGCGAAGCGCAGGTGGTGGAAAGGATGATCCACTTCGTCAGCAAAGATGCGATGGATATCCGCAGCCTCGGGGAGAGCAATGTGCGCAAGTTCTATACCCTCGGGCTGCTGAAAGATGTGCCGGGCATTTATACGCTGGACTTTGATGCTATCGGCCAGCTGGAAGGCTTCGGCCCGAAATCCGTCAGCAACCTGCAGGCCGCTATAGAGAAATCGAGGGCCCAGCCATTGCACCGGCTGGTATTCGGACTGGGTATCCGGTATGTGGGGGAGACCACGGCCAAAACACTCGCCCATGCGGTAGAACATTTACTAGATATGGCGGGATTTACGGAAGAGCAGTTGCTGGCACTGGAAGATATCGGGCCCAAAGTAGCCGGATCGGTGCGGCAATTTTTCAGTAATGAGGATAATGTGCAGATGCTGCAAAAGCTGGAAGCGCTGGGCCTGAACCTCCACAGCACCAAAGGCGCGCTGTCCGCAGAAGGAACGTTAAGCGGGCAGACCTTCCTGTTCACCGGCACGCTGCACAAGCTGAAACGCAGTGAAGCTGAAGAACTGGTGGAACAGCATGGCGGCAAGATCGTGAGCGGGGTGAGCAGCAAGCTCAACTACCTGGTGGTAGGGGAAGATGCCGGCAGCAAACTGGAAAAGGCGAAGAAGATCAATACGGTGAAGATCTTGTCTGAAGATGATTTTATAAAGATGATAGAATGA
- a CDS encoding nucleoside deaminase, translated as MMNDEHFMRQALQEARKALEKDEVPIGAVVVMNGQIIGRGYNQVEMLTDCTAHAEMIALTAAFNYLGAKYLPEATLYVTLEPCVMCAGALYWSKIGRIVYAAADDRNGYRRVTGNTSPFHPKTKVETGPCGEESLQLVKGFFSGKRKQ; from the coding sequence ATGATGAACGATGAACATTTCATGCGGCAGGCCCTGCAGGAAGCCCGTAAAGCACTGGAAAAGGATGAAGTGCCCATCGGCGCGGTGGTAGTGATGAACGGGCAGATCATCGGCCGGGGTTACAACCAGGTGGAGATGCTCACGGATTGTACGGCGCATGCGGAAATGATAGCGCTGACGGCGGCTTTCAATTATCTCGGCGCCAAATACCTGCCGGAAGCCACATTGTACGTGACCCTGGAGCCTTGTGTGATGTGCGCGGGAGCATTGTACTGGAGCAAGATCGGGCGCATCGTGTATGCGGCGGCAGATGACAGGAACGGGTATCGCCGCGTAACCGGCAATACATCGCCTTTTCATCCAAAGACAAAGGTAGAAACAGGCCCTTGCGGGGAAGAAAGCCTCCAGTTGGTGAAGGGTTTTTTCTCCGGCAAAAGAAAACAATAA
- a CDS encoding LuxR C-terminal-related transcriptional regulator, giving the protein MIYTSNNSQKAVNWCNRQLSDTMGYSLEEILSLGTDFFKAITHPDDAAILDISQQSFQDKKGMFGGLLRVRKRGQNEWVWLVGLGLPFTFDGEGNVEDVICVFLDFSYAIDTGSQISEALRELLRRRNEDVLNKLTAREKDIFILAARGHNNKEIAEKLNLSRYTIETHRKNIRLKLKVRNTPELVALAKQIGLQ; this is encoded by the coding sequence ATGATATATACTTCCAACAATTCCCAAAAGGCCGTCAACTGGTGTAACCGGCAGCTATCAGACACAATGGGTTATTCCCTGGAAGAGATCCTCTCACTCGGCACCGACTTTTTCAAAGCCATCACTCACCCGGATGACGCAGCCATTCTTGATATTTCCCAGCAATCGTTCCAGGACAAGAAAGGGATGTTTGGCGGCCTGCTGCGGGTGCGCAAGCGGGGGCAGAACGAATGGGTATGGCTGGTAGGATTAGGGCTGCCCTTCACTTTCGACGGAGAAGGGAATGTGGAAGACGTGATCTGCGTGTTCCTGGATTTCTCCTATGCCATCGACACCGGCAGCCAGATCAGCGAAGCATTGCGGGAACTGCTCCGCCGCCGGAACGAAGATGTGCTGAACAAGCTGACGGCAAGGGAAAAAGACATCTTCATCCTGGCAGCGCGCGGCCATAACAACAAAGAGATCGCAGAGAAACTCAACCTCAGCAGATATACCATTGAAACCCATCGCAAGAATATCCGCCTCAAATTAAAAGTGCGCAATACCCCGGAACTTGTTGCCCTGGCCAAACAGATCGGTTTGCAGTAA
- a CDS encoding superoxide dismutase — MAFTLPALPYATDALEPHIDKQTMEIHHGKHHQAYVDNLNKAIAGTEHENKSLEELVANAGSISPAVRNNGGGHWNHSFFWESLGPKAGGTPTGKLADAINSTFGSFDAFKEKFNAAGATRFGSGWAWLIEKDGKLEITSTPNQDNPLMDVAEVKGKPILGVDVWEHAYYLKYQNRRPEYLAAFWNAVNWDAVSKRF, encoded by the coding sequence ATGGCATTTACACTTCCTGCTTTGCCGTACGCTACGGATGCGCTGGAACCGCACATCGACAAGCAAACGATGGAGATCCATCACGGCAAGCACCACCAGGCTTATGTTGACAACCTGAATAAGGCGATCGCAGGCACGGAGCACGAGAATAAATCACTGGAAGAACTGGTAGCCAATGCCGGCAGCATCAGCCCGGCAGTAAGGAATAACGGCGGTGGTCACTGGAATCACAGCTTCTTCTGGGAAAGCCTCGGCCCCAAAGCCGGCGGCACTCCTACCGGCAAACTGGCGGATGCGATCAACAGTACTTTCGGTTCTTTTGATGCATTCAAAGAAAAATTCAATGCTGCAGGCGCTACCCGCTTTGGTTCCGGCTGGGCATGGCTGATCGAGAAAGACGGCAAGCTGGAGATCACTTCCACGCCTAACCAGGATAATCCCCTGATGGACGTTGCGGAAGTTAAAGGCAAGCCCATTCTGGGTGTGGACGTATGGGAACATGCGTACTACCTCAAATACCAGAACCGCAGGCCCGAATACCTGGCCGCTTTCTGGAACGCTGTGAACTGGGATGCAGTAAGCAAAAGGTTCTAA